The Gordonibacter urolithinfaciens genome contains a region encoding:
- the hemC gene encoding hydroxymethylbilane synthase → MKRLVIGTRKSELALWQAKWVRERLIEAHPGLEVELAETDTAGDRDLATPLPLVDGKGVFTAEIEEGLRDGTIDLAVHSLKDLPTELPEGFEIGAYCIRHDPRDAFLGKDGMTLADLPEGARIGTSSLRRAAQVHRVRPDVECVSIRGNLATRWRKLQEDEGMAGIILAVAGVARLGWRDRITEYLAPDMVMPAAGQGVIAVEVAAGRDDAAALVRAVNHAESERAARAERSFLAALEGGCQTPIGALAVCTGDVVRLSGMVCSLDGSHMVRVERTGTQPERVGREAAEDALARGAADILPAGADRAGV, encoded by the coding sequence ATGAAGCGCCTGGTCATAGGCACAAGAAAGAGCGAATTGGCATTATGGCAGGCGAAGTGGGTGCGCGAGCGCCTGATCGAGGCGCATCCCGGCCTGGAGGTTGAGCTGGCCGAGACGGACACGGCGGGCGACCGCGACCTGGCGACCCCCCTGCCGCTCGTGGACGGAAAAGGCGTGTTCACGGCCGAGATCGAGGAGGGCCTGCGCGACGGGACCATCGACCTGGCCGTGCACAGCCTGAAGGACCTGCCCACCGAGCTGCCGGAGGGTTTCGAGATCGGTGCATACTGTATACGCCACGACCCGCGCGACGCGTTCCTGGGCAAGGACGGCATGACGCTGGCCGACCTGCCCGAGGGAGCGCGCATCGGCACCTCGAGCCTGCGCCGGGCCGCCCAGGTGCATCGCGTGCGCCCCGACGTGGAGTGCGTGAGCATCCGCGGGAACCTGGCCACCCGCTGGCGCAAGCTGCAGGAGGACGAGGGCATGGCCGGCATCATCCTGGCCGTGGCCGGGGTGGCGCGCCTGGGATGGCGCGACCGCATCACCGAGTACCTGGCGCCCGACATGGTCATGCCGGCCGCGGGCCAGGGCGTCATCGCGGTGGAGGTGGCCGCGGGCCGCGACGACGCCGCCGCGCTCGTGCGGGCCGTGAACCATGCGGAGTCCGAGCGCGCGGCGCGTGCCGAGCGCAGCTTCCTGGCGGCGCTCGAGGGCGGCTGCCAGACGCCCATCGGCGCGCTGGCCGTGTGCACCGGCGACGTGGTCAGGCTCTCGGGCATGGTGTGCAGCCTGGACGGCAGTCACATGGTGCGCGTGGAGCGCACGGGCACGCAGCCCGAGCGCGTGGGCCGCGAGGCCGCCGAGGACGCGCTCGCGCGGGGCGCGGCGGATATCCTGCCCGCGGGCGCCGATCGGGCGGGGGTGTGA
- the hemB gene encoding porphobilinogen synthase, which translates to MKMRKRPRRLRETAGLRAMVREHHVRVDDLVYPLFVCSGTDKQEPVPSMPGVFHYSLDRLGPVLDEVAGKGIPAILLFGLPPFKDARGTQAYAEDGIVQQAVTLAKERQPGLTVITDVCLCEYTDHGHCGLVDGERVLNDESVELLAATAVSHARAGADIVAPSDMMDGRVGAIRDALDENGFAHVAVMSYAAKFASAFYGPFREAADSAPQFGDRKSYQMDPANGDEALREVMLDVEEGADLVIVKPAMAYGDVLYRTKQACGLPVAAYCVSGEYAMVKAAAAQGWIDERRVVMEALLGCKRAGADLLITYHALDVAGWLHESM; encoded by the coding sequence ATGAAGATGCGCAAGCGCCCCCGCCGCCTGAGGGAAACGGCCGGCCTGCGGGCCATGGTCCGCGAGCACCACGTGCGCGTGGACGATCTGGTCTACCCGCTGTTCGTGTGCAGCGGCACGGACAAGCAGGAGCCCGTGCCCTCCATGCCCGGCGTGTTCCACTACTCCCTCGACCGGCTCGGGCCGGTGCTCGACGAGGTGGCGGGCAAGGGCATTCCCGCCATCCTCCTGTTCGGGCTGCCGCCCTTCAAAGACGCCCGCGGCACGCAGGCCTATGCCGAAGACGGCATCGTGCAGCAGGCCGTGACCCTTGCCAAGGAACGGCAGCCCGGGCTCACCGTCATCACCGACGTGTGCCTGTGCGAGTACACCGACCACGGCCACTGCGGCCTGGTGGACGGCGAGCGCGTGCTGAACGACGAGTCGGTGGAGCTGCTGGCCGCCACGGCCGTGTCCCATGCCCGGGCGGGGGCCGACATCGTGGCGCCGTCCGACATGATGGACGGCCGCGTGGGGGCCATCCGCGACGCGCTCGACGAGAACGGCTTCGCTCACGTGGCCGTCATGTCCTACGCGGCGAAGTTCGCCTCGGCCTTCTACGGGCCGTTCCGCGAGGCGGCCGACTCGGCGCCGCAGTTCGGCGACCGCAAGAGCTACCAGATGGACCCGGCGAACGGCGACGAGGCCCTGCGCGAGGTCATGCTCGACGTGGAGGAGGGCGCGGACCTCGTCATCGTGAAGCCGGCCATGGCCTACGGCGACGTGCTGTACCGCACGAAGCAGGCCTGCGGCCTGCCCGTGGCCGCCTACTGCGTGAGCGGCGAGTACGCCATGGTGAAGGCCGCGGCCGCGCAGGGGTGGATCGACGAGCGCCGCGTGGTCATGGAGGCGCTGCTGGGCTGCAAGCGCGCGGGCGCCGACCTGCTTATCACGTATCACGCCCTCGACGTTGCCGGGTGGCTGCACGAATCGATGTGA
- the dsrB gene encoding dissimilatory-type sulfite reductase subunit beta, whose translation MPKIDNGPPDYRKNLPPIVEQNYGKWEYHESPRPGVLKHVGPAGALYSVRCASPRLVCVDFIRDVCALADKYCGGYLRFTSRNNIEFLVSDEQNVEPLIEECEAQGLPVGGTGASISNVVHTQGWVHCHTPATDASGITKAVMDDLFEYFKRDDLPNKLRIAMACCLNMCGAAHVSDIALVGIHRTVPRMDHEAIRKGTEIPSLVACCPTAAIRPDPKNKSVTIVEERCMYCGNCYTMSPGMHIMDAKNDGVAILIGGKVSNARTAPSFSRMVIPFLPNNPPRWPEVTEAVRHIVDLWIANARRGERLGEWVERIGWERFFSLSGIPFTDKHIDDYIFSRETFRTSAAFKY comes from the coding sequence ATGCCCAAGATCGACAATGGACCTCCGGACTACCGTAAGAACCTGCCGCCTATCGTGGAGCAGAACTACGGCAAGTGGGAGTACCACGAGTCGCCGCGTCCCGGCGTGCTGAAGCACGTGGGCCCGGCCGGGGCGCTGTACAGCGTCCGCTGCGCCTCGCCCCGCCTCGTGTGCGTCGACTTCATCCGCGACGTGTGCGCGCTGGCCGACAAGTACTGCGGCGGCTACCTGCGCTTCACCAGCCGCAACAACATCGAGTTCCTCGTGTCGGACGAGCAGAACGTCGAGCCGCTCATCGAAGAGTGCGAAGCTCAAGGGCTGCCCGTGGGCGGCACCGGCGCGTCCATCAGCAACGTCGTGCACACGCAGGGCTGGGTGCACTGCCATACGCCGGCCACCGACGCCTCCGGCATCACGAAGGCGGTCATGGACGACCTGTTCGAGTACTTCAAGCGCGACGACCTGCCCAACAAGCTGCGCATCGCCATGGCGTGCTGCCTGAACATGTGCGGCGCCGCCCACGTGAGCGACATCGCGCTCGTCGGCATCCACCGCACCGTGCCGCGCATGGACCACGAGGCCATCCGCAAGGGCACCGAGATTCCGAGCCTGGTGGCGTGCTGCCCCACGGCGGCCATCCGCCCCGACCCGAAGAACAAGAGCGTTACCATCGTGGAGGAGCGCTGCATGTACTGCGGCAACTGCTACACCATGTCGCCTGGCATGCACATCATGGATGCCAAGAACGACGGCGTGGCCATCCTGATCGGCGGCAAGGTGTCCAACGCCCGCACGGCGCCCAGCTTCTCGCGCATGGTCATCCCGTTTCTGCCGAACAACCCGCCGCGCTGGCCCGAGGTCACCGAGGCGGTGCGCCACATCGTGGATCTCTGGATCGCCAACGCCCGGAGGGGCGAGCGCTTGGGCGAGTGGGTCGAGCGCATCGGCTGGGAGCGTTTCTTCAGCCTGTCGGGCATCCCGTTCACCGACAAGCACATCGACGACTACATCTTCTCGCGCGAGACGTTCAGGACGTCGGCGGCGTTCAAGTACTAG
- the cobA gene encoding uroporphyrinogen-III C-methyltransferase: MPHSTGETRVYLVGAGPGDPGLLTLKGRAAIERADVLVYDRLVSPRLLGYARPDCELVYVGKTPDHHTLPQHKINALLVKKALAGNVVVRLKGGDPFVFGRGGEEAEELRDHGLPYEVVPGVTSAIAAPAYAGIPVTHRDAASSFTVITGHERDGKGTSAIPWGQVARLKGTLVFLMGMENLPRIVDNLVGHGMDPATPAAVVRYGTWPMQRTVCAPLASLEERVGEEGIENPAVIVVGQVAALRERLSWAERKPLFGKTVVVTRARHQASALASSLEERGAQVLEFPAIEIAPPTDPRPLAEAVAGIEAYHWVVFTSANGVDAFFAEAAAQHLDARCLAGAEVAAIGTGTQAALAAHGITQVQVAREFCAEGLAGLLADKVRAGERVLIARAEEARDVLPRALEEQGALVSDVAAYRTQAVAEGAEALAAALSAGDVDAVTFTSSSTVTNLLACLGGPTLLEGTDLYSIGPVTTETLRAAGLEPRAQAAEYTIAGLVAALVDSQEGELP, encoded by the coding sequence ATGCCGCATTCGACGGGAGAGACCCGGGTATACCTCGTGGGCGCCGGACCCGGCGACCCCGGCCTGCTCACGCTCAAGGGCCGGGCGGCCATCGAGCGTGCCGACGTGCTCGTGTACGACCGGTTGGTGTCGCCGCGCCTGCTGGGCTACGCCCGGCCGGACTGCGAGCTCGTCTACGTGGGCAAGACCCCCGACCACCACACGCTGCCCCAGCACAAGATCAATGCCCTGCTGGTAAAGAAGGCGCTGGCCGGCAACGTGGTCGTGCGCCTGAAGGGCGGCGACCCGTTCGTGTTCGGGCGCGGCGGCGAGGAGGCGGAGGAGCTGCGCGACCACGGCCTGCCCTACGAGGTGGTGCCCGGCGTGACGTCGGCCATCGCCGCCCCCGCGTATGCGGGCATCCCGGTGACGCACCGCGACGCGGCCTCGTCGTTCACGGTGATCACGGGCCACGAGCGCGACGGCAAGGGCACCTCGGCTATCCCGTGGGGGCAGGTGGCGCGCCTCAAGGGCACGCTCGTGTTCCTCATGGGCATGGAGAACCTGCCGCGCATCGTGGACAACCTCGTGGGGCACGGCATGGATCCCGCCACCCCTGCGGCCGTCGTGCGCTACGGCACCTGGCCGATGCAGCGCACGGTGTGCGCCCCGCTGGCCTCCCTCGAGGAGCGCGTGGGCGAGGAGGGCATCGAGAACCCGGCCGTGATCGTGGTGGGGCAGGTGGCCGCGCTGCGCGAGCGCCTGTCCTGGGCGGAGCGCAAGCCGCTGTTCGGCAAGACCGTCGTGGTCACGCGGGCCCGCCACCAGGCATCAGCCCTCGCGTCCTCCCTCGAGGAGCGCGGCGCGCAGGTCCTCGAGTTCCCGGCCATCGAGATAGCCCCCCCGACCGACCCGCGCCCGCTCGCCGAGGCGGTGGCCGGTATCGAGGCGTACCACTGGGTCGTGTTCACGAGCGCGAACGGGGTGGACGCCTTCTTCGCCGAGGCCGCGGCCCAGCACCTCGACGCCCGCTGCCTGGCAGGAGCAGAGGTGGCGGCCATCGGCACGGGAACCCAGGCGGCGCTCGCGGCCCACGGCATCACGCAGGTCCAGGTTGCGCGGGAGTTCTGCGCCGAGGGTCTCGCAGGGCTGCTGGCGGATAAGGTGCGCGCGGGAGAGCGCGTGCTCATCGCCCGTGCCGAGGAGGCCCGCGACGTGCTGCCCCGGGCGCTCGAGGAACAGGGTGCCCTGGTGAGCGACGTGGCCGCGTACCGCACGCAAGCGGTGGCGGAGGGCGCGGAGGCGCTCGCGGCCGCCCTGAGCGCGGGCGACGTGGATGCCGTCACGTTCACCAGCTCGTCCACGGTGACGAACCTGCTGGCATGCCTGGGGGGCCCGACGCTGCTCGAGGGGACGGACCTGTACTCCATCGGCCCCGTGACTACGGAGACGCTGCGCGCAGCGGGCCTCGAACCCCGCGCCCAGGCGGCCGAGTACACCATCGCGGGCCTCGTGGCCGCGCTCGTCGATTCGCAAGAAGGAGAGCTCCCATGA
- a CDS encoding (Fe-S)-binding protein: MAMEYKNVRTTDISKREGLLSALDDLSPLPAPYDKNGLEPAFKDPKPEWAETNCCSLDGFCAIDTMKRPETQEEEDELKVKFLKGLEKLFLDANNKYLQPLSLTMEYCAKCNTCSEACHVYKAANGDEIYRPIFRVDVLRKLYKKYFTRSGKLLGSLTGADIDLDWETIARLGESAYRCNLCRRCAQVCPMGLDNGMAAREIRKIFSMEMGLAPTPVHAKGTQLQLKTGSSTGLTRPALMDTLEFIEEDTYERTGRKIKFPLDKKGADVLLFHNAGEFMAWPENPAAFAILLDEAGVDWTLSTDVVGYDSVNYGIWYDDVQAKNVAMAQFEAARKLGVKRIVIGECGHAHKAAVVGADRMADSQERGVPVESFLPMMAEFVRNGRLKFDPSKNDFPVTLHDPCNIVRQMGIVEPQREILRAIAPQFREMTPHGVDNYCCGGGSGFAIMNSYNFGDFRTKVSGRMKFAQILNAFADEMEDPDIVKYVCAPCSNCKGTIRDLLQAYKATARYNVQYGGIVELMVNGLASMDRPYFEFLEE; encoded by the coding sequence ATGGCCATGGAATACAAGAACGTGCGGACCACGGACATCTCGAAGCGGGAAGGCCTGCTGAGCGCCCTCGACGACTTGTCGCCCCTGCCCGCGCCGTACGACAAGAACGGCCTGGAGCCCGCTTTCAAGGACCCGAAGCCCGAATGGGCCGAGACGAACTGCTGCTCGCTCGACGGCTTCTGCGCCATCGACACGATGAAGCGCCCCGAGACGCAGGAAGAGGAGGACGAGCTCAAGGTCAAGTTCCTCAAGGGACTGGAGAAGCTGTTCCTCGACGCCAACAACAAGTACCTGCAACCGCTCAGCTTGACGATGGAGTACTGCGCGAAGTGCAACACGTGCTCGGAGGCGTGCCATGTGTACAAGGCGGCGAACGGCGACGAGATATACCGTCCCATCTTCCGCGTGGACGTGCTGCGCAAGCTGTACAAGAAGTACTTCACCCGCTCGGGCAAGCTTCTCGGCTCCCTCACCGGGGCGGACATCGACCTGGATTGGGAGACCATCGCGCGGTTGGGCGAGTCGGCCTACCGCTGCAACCTGTGCCGACGCTGTGCGCAGGTGTGCCCGATGGGGCTGGACAACGGCATGGCAGCCCGCGAGATACGCAAGATATTCAGCATGGAGATGGGCCTGGCCCCCACGCCCGTGCACGCGAAGGGCACGCAGCTGCAGCTGAAGACGGGTTCCTCCACGGGCCTCACGAGGCCGGCCCTGATGGACACGCTCGAGTTCATCGAGGAGGACACCTACGAGCGCACGGGCCGCAAGATAAAGTTCCCGCTCGACAAGAAGGGCGCCGACGTGCTGCTCTTCCACAACGCGGGCGAGTTCATGGCTTGGCCCGAGAACCCGGCGGCCTTCGCCATCCTGCTTGACGAGGCGGGCGTCGACTGGACGCTCAGCACCGACGTGGTGGGCTACGACAGCGTGAACTACGGCATCTGGTACGACGACGTGCAGGCCAAGAACGTGGCCATGGCGCAGTTCGAGGCGGCCAGGAAGCTGGGCGTGAAGCGCATCGTCATCGGCGAGTGCGGCCATGCCCACAAGGCGGCCGTCGTGGGCGCCGACCGCATGGCCGACAGCCAGGAGCGCGGCGTGCCCGTGGAGAGCTTCCTGCCCATGATGGCCGAGTTCGTGCGCAACGGGCGCCTGAAGTTCGACCCTTCGAAGAACGACTTCCCCGTCACGTTGCACGATCCGTGCAACATCGTGCGCCAGATGGGCATCGTGGAGCCCCAGCGCGAGATCCTGCGTGCGATAGCGCCGCAGTTCCGCGAGATGACGCCCCACGGGGTGGACAACTACTGCTGCGGCGGCGGCAGCGGGTTCGCCATCATGAACTCCTACAACTTCGGCGACTTCCGCACGAAGGTGAGCGGGCGCATGAAGTTCGCCCAGATACTCAACGCGTTTGCGGACGAGATGGAAGACCCCGACATAGTGAAGTACGTCTGCGCTCCGTGCTCCAACTGCAAGGGCACGATACGCGACCTCCTTCAGGCGTACAAGGCCACTGCGCGCTACAACGTGCAGTACGGCGGCATCGTCGAGCTCATGGTCAACGGCTTGGCGAGCATGGATCGGCCCTACTTCGAGTTCCTGGAGGAGTAG
- the hemA gene encoding glutamyl-tRNA reductase, whose protein sequence is MHTIVVGLSIKRAPLEILEQLSVHHSQNELCVQDVKAAAGLAGAVVLSTCNRLEFYGVCEDADEGVARVRDFILGQGGAADAAPARQFRELLYAFTDGRAVRHLFEVVCGLDSLIVGETEIAGQVSRAYRASCKAGANDKMVNVWFQRALSLGKKVRSETRISRYSTSIGRIAVELAARELGGIADKRVLILGAGEMSELTMKYLVAQDVSVAMVSNRSLEKAQRLAGQYGFGACSLDEMDACLEQADVVFSATAAKSCLVGRERLAAIMERRAERPLLCIDMALPRDIDPAVRDIPNVSCYDINELRDVANRHQNERLRAAKTAAQLIDEAAADFERWQRSLEYIPTIDALYRQADRIKADKLERAMGKLSGLTPSQKQAVQCLATSIAHQLVHEPVASLNAMAGSEKSRAYAAMLQELFHLDPEEEPASAEAPVPAEAGAGPGDALTGGSR, encoded by the coding sequence ATGCATACCATCGTCGTGGGGCTGAGCATCAAGCGCGCACCCCTTGAGATTCTTGAGCAGCTGAGCGTGCACCACTCGCAAAACGAGCTGTGCGTGCAGGATGTGAAGGCGGCCGCCGGGCTCGCCGGCGCCGTGGTGCTGAGCACGTGCAACCGCCTGGAGTTCTACGGCGTGTGCGAGGACGCCGACGAGGGCGTCGCCCGGGTGCGCGACTTCATCCTGGGCCAGGGGGGCGCGGCCGATGCAGCCCCGGCGCGGCAGTTCCGCGAGCTTTTGTACGCCTTCACGGACGGGCGCGCCGTGCGCCACCTGTTCGAGGTCGTGTGCGGCCTGGACTCGCTCATCGTGGGCGAGACGGAGATAGCCGGCCAGGTGTCGCGTGCCTACCGGGCCTCCTGCAAGGCGGGGGCAAACGACAAGATGGTCAACGTGTGGTTCCAGCGCGCGCTGTCGCTGGGCAAGAAGGTGCGCTCCGAGACGCGCATCAGCCGCTACTCCACCTCCATCGGGCGCATTGCCGTGGAGCTGGCCGCGCGGGAGCTGGGCGGCATCGCGGACAAGCGGGTGCTCATCCTGGGCGCGGGCGAGATGAGCGAGCTGACCATGAAGTACCTCGTGGCGCAGGACGTGTCGGTGGCCATGGTGTCGAACCGCTCGCTGGAAAAAGCGCAGCGGCTGGCCGGCCAGTACGGCTTCGGCGCCTGCTCCCTCGACGAGATGGACGCCTGCCTGGAGCAGGCCGACGTGGTGTTCTCGGCCACGGCGGCGAAGAGCTGCCTGGTGGGGCGCGAGCGCCTGGCCGCGATCATGGAGCGCCGCGCCGAGCGGCCGCTGCTGTGCATCGACATGGCCCTTCCGCGCGACATCGACCCGGCGGTGCGCGACATCCCCAACGTGAGCTGCTACGACATCAACGAGTTGCGCGACGTGGCCAACCGTCACCAGAACGAGCGCCTGCGCGCGGCCAAGACGGCCGCCCAGCTCATCGACGAGGCGGCGGCCGACTTCGAGCGCTGGCAGCGCTCGCTGGAGTACATCCCCACGATCGACGCGCTCTACCGCCAGGCCGACCGCATCAAGGCCGACAAGCTGGAGCGCGCCATGGGCAAGCTCTCGGGCCTCACGCCCAGCCAGAAGCAGGCCGTGCAGTGCCTGGCCACGTCCATCGCCCACCAGCTGGTGCACGAGCCCGTGGCGTCGCTCAACGCCATGGCGGGTTCCGAGAAGAGCCGTGCGTACGCCGCCATGCTGCAGGAGCTGTTCCACCTCGATCCCGAGGAGGAGCCTGCGAGTGCGGAGGCGCCGGTGCCTGCGGAGGCGGGAGCGGGCCCCGGGGATGCGTTGACGGGAGGTTCGCGATGA
- the hemL gene encoding glutamate-1-semialdehyde 2,1-aminomutase, translating into MLDTTRSEEAFRIACRVIPGGVDSPVRAARAVGRNPVFLARGEGAHVWDVDGNGYVDYVGSWGPLICGHAHPAVVEALCRAAQQGSSFGAPTEAETALAEEIRRAYDAVEMVRFVNSGTEATMSALRLARGATGRDYIVKFEGCYHGHSDSLLVKAGSGALTNGNPSSAGVPKEVAEKTLVARYNDSESVAALFDQYRERIAAVIVEPVAGNMGVVPPDPGFLLDLRALTLEQGTVLIFDEVMTGFRVDYGGASRYYGVLPDLVCLGKVIGGGLPLAAFGGRADLMQGLAPLGPVYQAGTLSGNPLAVAGGLATLKLLQEPGTYENLFKTTADLADGLEGIARDCGVPLQVNRVGAMFSAFFADEPVVDYESACNADADRFARYYRAMLEAGVYLAPSQFEAAFVSTAHSGQDIAFTLEQAERAMRAL; encoded by the coding sequence ATGCTCGACACGACGAGAAGCGAGGAAGCGTTCCGCATTGCCTGCCGGGTGATACCGGGAGGGGTCGACTCGCCCGTGCGCGCCGCGCGCGCGGTGGGGCGCAACCCGGTGTTCCTGGCGCGCGGCGAGGGCGCGCACGTCTGGGACGTCGACGGAAACGGCTACGTGGACTACGTGGGCTCGTGGGGCCCGCTCATCTGCGGGCACGCCCATCCTGCCGTGGTGGAGGCCCTGTGCCGCGCAGCGCAGCAGGGGTCTTCCTTCGGCGCGCCCACCGAGGCCGAGACGGCGCTGGCCGAGGAGATACGCCGCGCATACGACGCGGTGGAGATGGTGCGGTTCGTGAACTCCGGAACCGAGGCAACCATGAGCGCCCTGCGCCTGGCGCGCGGCGCCACCGGGCGCGACTACATCGTGAAGTTCGAGGGCTGCTACCACGGCCACTCCGACAGCCTGCTGGTGAAGGCCGGCAGCGGTGCGCTCACCAACGGGAATCCCAGCTCGGCCGGCGTGCCGAAGGAAGTGGCCGAGAAGACGCTCGTGGCCCGCTACAACGACAGCGAGAGCGTGGCCGCGCTGTTCGACCAGTACCGCGAGCGCATCGCCGCGGTCATCGTGGAGCCGGTCGCGGGCAACATGGGCGTGGTCCCGCCCGATCCCGGCTTCCTGCTCGACCTGCGCGCGCTCACGCTGGAGCAGGGAACCGTGCTCATTTTCGACGAGGTGATGACGGGCTTCCGCGTGGACTACGGCGGCGCCTCGCGCTATTACGGCGTGCTGCCCGACCTCGTATGCCTGGGGAAGGTCATTGGCGGCGGGCTGCCGCTCGCGGCCTTCGGCGGGCGCGCCGACCTCATGCAGGGCTTGGCCCCCCTCGGCCCGGTGTACCAGGCGGGCACCCTCTCGGGCAACCCGCTGGCCGTGGCGGGCGGCTTGGCTACGCTCAAGCTGCTGCAGGAGCCCGGCACCTACGAGAACCTTTTCAAAACCACCGCCGACCTGGCTGACGGCCTGGAGGGCATCGCGCGCGATTGCGGCGTGCCGCTGCAGGTCAACCGCGTGGGGGCCATGTTCTCGGCCTTCTTCGCGGACGAGCCGGTGGTCGACTACGAAAGCGCCTGCAACGCCGATGCCGACAGGTTCGCGCGCTACTACCGGGCCATGCTGGAGGCGGGCGTGTACCTTGCCCCGAGCCAGTTCGAGGCGGCGTTCGTCTCGACGGCCCACAGCGGGCAGGACATCGCGTTCACGCTGGAGCAAGCCGAGCGCGCGATGCGCGCCCTTTAA
- the dsrA gene encoding dissimilatory-type sulfite reductase subunit alpha, whose protein sequence is MAEKRETPQLDELEKGPWPSFVTQIKRAGEKNAMADDLLGLLETSYEDKVGHWKHGGIVGVKGYGGGVIGRYTDMPEEFPNISEFHTVRVAQPSGWFYTTDMLREICDVWEERGSGLTNMHGSTGDIILLGTTTDQLQPIFDDISDRGFDLGGSGSDLRSPSCCVGPGRCEHACYDTLDMCYDLTNEYQDEIHRPMWPYKFKFKMSGCANDCVAAQARADCSIIGTWRDSIIIDQDEVKKYAADGLDIQMDVCHRCPSHCLTYDKDTQELSVNAEECTRCMHCINVMGKAIKQGKEKGATIMIGAKSTIVKSAFMSWVIVPFMKMEPPYTEFKEMMDRIWDWWDENGKTRERIGELIYRLGMGEFLRATGIPAVPQMVYRPRANPYVFWQKDEIEV, encoded by the coding sequence ATGGCAGAGAAGAGAGAAACCCCCCAGCTCGACGAGCTGGAGAAGGGTCCGTGGCCAAGCTTCGTGACCCAGATCAAGCGCGCCGGCGAGAAGAACGCCATGGCCGACGATCTGCTGGGGCTGCTCGAGACGTCCTACGAGGACAAGGTCGGCCACTGGAAGCACGGCGGCATCGTGGGCGTGAAGGGCTATGGCGGCGGCGTCATCGGCCGCTACACCGACATGCCCGAGGAGTTCCCGAACATCAGCGAGTTCCACACGGTGCGCGTGGCCCAGCCGAGCGGCTGGTTCTACACGACCGACATGCTGCGCGAGATCTGCGACGTGTGGGAGGAGCGCGGCAGCGGCCTCACGAACATGCACGGTTCCACCGGCGACATCATCTTGCTGGGAACGACCACCGACCAGCTGCAGCCCATCTTCGACGACATCAGCGACCGCGGCTTCGACCTGGGCGGCTCCGGTTCTGACCTGCGCTCGCCGAGCTGCTGCGTGGGCCCCGGCCGCTGCGAGCATGCCTGCTACGACACGCTTGACATGTGCTACGACCTGACCAACGAGTACCAGGACGAGATCCACCGTCCCATGTGGCCGTACAAGTTCAAGTTCAAGATGTCCGGCTGCGCGAACGACTGCGTGGCGGCCCAGGCGCGTGCCGACTGCTCGATCATCGGCACCTGGCGCGACTCCATCATCATCGACCAGGACGAGGTGAAAAAGTACGCCGCCGACGGCCTGGACATCCAGATGGACGTGTGCCACCGCTGCCCCTCGCACTGCCTGACCTACGACAAGGATACGCAGGAGCTCTCGGTGAACGCCGAGGAGTGCACGCGCTGCATGCACTGCATCAACGTCATGGGCAAGGCCATCAAGCAGGGCAAGGAGAAGGGCGCCACCATCATGATCGGCGCGAAGTCGACCATCGTGAAGTCCGCCTTCATGTCGTGGGTCATCGTGCCCTTCATGAAGATGGAGCCGCCCTACACCGAGTTCAAGGAGATGATGGACCGCATCTGGGACTGGTGGGACGAGAACGGCAAGACGCGCGAGCGCATCGGCGAGCTCATCTACCGCCTGGGCATGGGCGAGTTCCTGCGCGCCACGGGCATTCCGGCCGTTCCCCAGATGGTGTACCGTCCGCGCGCCAACCCCTACGTGTTCTGGCAGAAGGACGAGATCGAAGTCTAG
- a CDS encoding 4Fe-4S dicluster domain-containing protein, producing MYMVSLDEEACTGCNSCADGCPAGILDFDGEKASIKGDPCDCMGCEACTTVCPSGAITVMEL from the coding sequence ATGTATATGGTTTCTCTTGACGAGGAGGCGTGCACCGGGTGCAACTCATGCGCAGACGGTTGTCCCGCGGGCATTTTGGATTTCGACGGGGAGAAGGCCTCTATCAAAGGCGACCCGTGCGACTGCATGGGCTGCGAGGCCTGCACGACGGTATGCCCGTCCGGCGCTATCACCGTGATGGAACTGTAG